A portion of the Oncorhynchus masou masou isolate Uvic2021 chromosome 11, UVic_Omas_1.1, whole genome shotgun sequence genome contains these proteins:
- the akap10 gene encoding A-kinase anchor protein 10, mitochondrial isoform X3 translates to MDSFARGRTAILKKQPIHMEAAHFGDLGRSSVNYLASETRSRLSKTVDQILRDNVAMPYYIQFQEARGADHLVCFWLEAESFRSTSWSRVRAHSLNSVKHSSLAEPASPPISPDPSSYSDMDLHSIPRPSSSRPLTPSPQDANSNSSEGPTAQLVHRDSFSSVVDQRPGTPSRADTPTRQPSYGTGTSFKLQSTNALKELSDKLMKSIERDAVSIFTKYISPDAARPIPITEQLRNDIVAKICGEDGLVDPNCFVIAQSVVFSIMEQQHFSEFLRSHHFCKYQIEVLTSGSVFLADILFCESALFYFSEYMEKEDAVNVLQFWLAADNFQDQLAAKAGQYDGLEAQNDAMILYDKYFSLQATNPLGFDDSVRMEIESNICREGGPLPDCFTTPLRQAWTTMEKVYMPGFLSSNLYYKYLSDLINSVRADEFVLASAPGQGVASDLDRSTNTTEGSQAQQGAKKVAAIKILKNFDEAITVDIASLDPESLYQRPYAGRMTFGKVNELGQFIREAEPEPDVKKSKGSMLSLAMKKLVQGNSDEAQEEMAWKIAKMIVNDVVHQAHHDSPGESTKL, encoded by the exons GGCGCTCTAGTGTGAACTACCTGGCCTCTGAGACGCGTTCACGCTTGTCTAAGACGGTGGATCAGATTCTGAGGGACAACGTGGCCATGCCCTACTACATCCAGTTCCAGGAGGCCCGCGGGGCTGACCACCTGGTCTGCTTCTGGCTGGAGGCAGAGAGCTTTCGCTCCACCAGCTGGTCTCGGGTCCGGGCCCACAGCCTCAACTCAGTCAAACACAGCTCCCTGGCCGAGCCcgcctctccccccatctcccccgaCCCCTCATCCTACTCAGACATGGACCTACACTCCATCCCCAGGCCTTCCTCCTCACGCCCCCTTACCCCCAGCCCCCAGGACgctaacagtaacagtagtgaaGGCCCCACGGCGCAGCTCGTCCACAGGGACTCCTTCAGCTCTGTGGTGGACCAGAGGCCTGGCACTCCCAGCAGAGCAGACACCCCCACCAGACAGCCCTCTTACGGGACAGGGACGTCATTCAAGCTGCAGTCCACCAACGCCCTCAAGGAGCTTTCAGACAAGCTCATGAAGA gtatagagagagatgcagtgagcATCTTCACCAAGTACATCTCTCCAGACGCTGCTAGGCCCATCCCCATCACAGAACAGCTCAGAAACGACATAGTTG CTAAAATCTGTGGGGAGGATGGACTGGTGGACCCAAACTGTTTTGTCATTGCACAGTCTGTCGTCTTCTCCATCATGGAACAACA GCACTTTAGTGAATTCTTGCGCAGCCATCATTTCTGTAAGTACCAGATCGAAGTGTTGACAAGTGGCTCTGTGTTCCTGGCAGACATCTTATTCTGTGAGTCGGCCCTCTTCTACTTCTCTGAG TACATGGAAAAGGAGGACGCTGTGAATGTGCTGCAGTTCTGGCTGGCAGCAGATAACTTCCAGGACCAGCTGGCTGCTAAGGCTGGCCAGTACGACGGCCTGGAGGCTCAGAACGACGCCATGATCCTTTACGACAA GTATTTCTCACTCCAAGCCACTAACCCGCTGGGTTTCGATGACTCTGTGCGGATGGAGATAGAGTCTAATATCTGCCGGGAGGGAGGGCCTCTACCTGACTgcttcaccactcctctcagaCAGGCCTGGACCACCATGGAAAAG GTCTACATGCCAGGCTTCCTGTCGAGTAACCTTTACTACAAGTATCTGAGTGACCTTATCAACTCTGTCCGAGCGGATGAGTTTGTGCTGGCTAGCGCTCCCGGTCAAGGCGTGGCCTCTGACCTTGACCGCAGCACCAACACAACTGAGGGGTCTCAAGCCCAG CAAGGTGCCAAAAAGGTGGCAGCAATAAAAATCTTGAAAAACTTTGACGAAGCAATAACAGTGGACATAGCCAGCCTGGACCCAGAGTCCCTGTACCAGCGCCCCTATGCTGG AAGAATGACGTTTGGGAAAGTCAACGAGCTGGGCCAGTTTATCAGGGAAGCCGAACCAGAACCGGatgtgaagaaatccaaag GTTCCATGCTCTCTCTAGCCATGAAGAAACTTGTTCAAGGCAACTCTGATGAG GCCCAGGAGGAGATGGCCTGGAAGATCGCTAAAATGATCGTCAATGATGTCGTACACCAGGCGCACCACGACAGTCCTGGCGAATCCACCAAG TTATGA